The DNA sequence AGACAAGAATACCTCCATCAGCATCTCTTGAGAGAATAATGAACACACAGGCCATACTTAAGGGATTTATAATTCATGCTGTTCTTATGCTGTATACAAATGatacaaaaaataatagtaGTACAGAATAATTTTCTCTTCCACCATAGGATGTTTCCCCTTCATTGAAAGCTGCATTATGTAGAAATGTAAGCCACATTTAGAGACATTGTGCAAATAACTTGTTGctgttttgtattatttcaaTCAACAACAAAAAGTTTATTTAGGTTAAGCCTCTTAAATATGCACCCCATGTATCAAAACTGACAACTTAAGAtccatacatccattttctaattgctttatccaatatgGGGTTGATGATGAGGCagagcctattctggcaagcagcaggtgcAAGGTAGGATAGAACGTGGATGGGCCACTAGTCAGTCGTGGTAAACTAGGTTATGTTataaaaactaagaagagcCAATTACCTGCAGCTGTACGTAGTCATTGTCTTCTCCTCCCGAGTCACTTGTCTCTTTACACCCGGCAAagatcttcttcttcttatctGATTCACTGATGGTCGTGGGGGTGTCTGCCTCTTTCTGCGAAGGCCTGAAAAGCAGTTTGCCATTGGCGTTGAGAATGGACACCAGCCGCTTGACGTCTTCGGGCACCGTACGGGCCACCATGACAAAACGGTCCAGCTGGTCAGGGGGCGTGGCCTGGCTGGGGTCCTGGGCGAGGGTGTCCAGCCGCCAGCCGTCCTGCTTCAGTATCCTCTCAGCCTCACGCAGGATGAGACCAGAGTCGACCACGATGGCCAGCTGCTTGTGGAGCCGGCCCTGCAGGTTGGCGTCTGTCAGCCGCCTGGCGTTGCCCCTCACGTCAGCGGCGAAGCTCATGAAGTCGGTGAGCGAGCCGGCGATGTCCTCAGTCGCGCTGCGGACCTCCTCCAAGTGCACACTGAGGTGCTCCCTGCTCCTCCAGAGGCTGCTCACGAAAACCATGAGTCGTGACACAGCCCGGCACACCGCCTCTTGTAGCTCCACCAGCCGCTTGCTGGCCTCCTCCTGAGTGAGTGTCACCTCTCGGACAGGCTCTGGGGATGAGGAGCTCAGCGCTGCAGAGTCACAGGAGCTGGCCGAGGAGGTGGAAGAGGTAGAGGAAGTGGAAACTGTGCTGCTGCGCTGGCTGTCCACCCCCGACACGCATGGTGCCTCCCTGTCCTCCTCCCCACCCTGCAGAAGAGAGTCCCTTGAAGTGGGCACGTCGTAAAGGGGGTGTGAGCCTGAGCtcacctcctccctcccaggAAACCCATGGGGCAAGTCGTTCATTGGGCCGGGCATCCCCCTACGCAGCGTGGGCACATGGCCTCGCAGGGCATCACTGGGGTATCTGGGGATGACTTGCTCCTGGATAGTTGGGGGAACTAGATGAAAAGACCCCTCATTCTTTACCCGGGAATGGAAGATTTTGTACACAGGACCTTTGTTTTGAGCATCGGGGGGACTTCCGTTCCCTTGGGGTTGTCTTAGATCAGTGCTGGGCTTAGGGATGTCATATAAAGAGTGGGTCAGAGTGGGGTTTTGGGGACTCCCAATGCGGGCAGGCAAAGTATCATAGAAGAGCTGTCTCCCACTTGCTGGTCCCTTTGTAGGCAGTGTGCTACAGGATTCTTGATTCAAGTCTTGTTTCTCTGGCGTAACAGGGACATCATAGATCCACTCAGACTTGCGTGGGTTGGGAAGGGTGCTATATCCGCCTGCCAGCCTCTTCTGAGCCTCATCTGTCAATGATGTGGGGATGTCATAGCAGGGATCCTGGTGGACTGAGGGTGGAACAGCATAGACCTTTGAGAAAGACCAAAAGGAAAAACAGTTGAGTCTTTTTTCGCAGAAGCATCTCTTGGTTACCACTTttataaatgtgaaataaactGATCATGATGTTTAGAAAACACCTACAGctgtaaaagaaaaagagacaGCTCAGAGCTCAACAGCAGAATCAAGCAGAATAATAAAATAGTGTCTTCAAACAGACATTGGAGAAGGCTGCAAAGACAGATCTGAACATCTAGGGGcgtgtaatgtactgtaaaacaatgCTCTTAAGACTCCTTTTTCTACTAAGCGTGGAAAACTCTGAAATGAGCTTCAGAATCAAGataaaaagctgaacaaaatgttaaaaagctGTGAAGAGGTGGTGGGCAACCCACATTCTCAACAGTTTGGACTGTAAACCCccaacccccccctccccacggCATAGAACCTGGAAACAATTGTTAATTTGTTCACTTTGGCAAATACTTTGCAGTAACTATGAGCAGGCCTGGAATTAAAACCAGATCCACCCAGTGCCCTACTGCAGAACCATGCAACAGCAGTGTTCAGTGATGGTTTTAATTGGATAGGTCAGAAGCAGATAAGgccagagaaagaattcatgttAGTATACTTTGTACTGACATTGCTCACGTTGGCAGCGCTGTCCTTGGCACTCTCGAGAATTTCGTAGGTCTGTTGAAGCTCAGAGCGGGTTGTGAATAAGGAGGTCTTCCTTGTCATTGGCCGGGTAGCTGGCATCTGGAAAGGAAGAAAGGCTATTTCCGTTAGCTGAGCTATTTCTTTCATGCACACCAAAAACTCTCAGGTGAGCTGCAAAGATCTTCCCACAAACAGCAGAGATGATTGTGCATACATCTTCCATGCTTTTGTATTGTGGAGCCATTCGCCATTGTCCAGAGTGCCTACAGCAGAGGTAGTATTGTCTAGAGGACTGGTGCACCTCTTGCTGGTAAAAGCattcacacacagtacagatgGGCACACATATGAACAAAGACACTGGAAGACATGAAAACTCAAGACGTGCGCACAGAGGCACAGATATAAACAAACAAAAGGCAGAGGAACTGACCGTGAAGAGAGAGCTCCGACGACTTAGTGTTGGGACATCATATACTTCCTTGCTGGGGCAGGAGAGTCTGGGGACACAACTTGTCATCCCCCCAAGTGACATACATGCCTGCACAGAGACAAGGAGGAAGAGAAACACCAGTTTAGTACTTCTCGTGCTATTTCAATAGGTGAAAATTACAGTAAAActattgatttaatttttaaccCACTACTTTAAGCTTTCTACAGTTCCGATGGAATCAAAAAAGTTCAGAGCTGAAACTCTGTCGGCAGCACTGTGGCGGGGTTATTAGCACTATTGCCTCAAAGCTGTGGGGTTCTGGATTTGATTCTAGATTCCACGTGTAGAATTTGAATGTCTTTCCCATGTTTATATGGGTTTTAGCACATGTTTTGGTTTCCTCTCAAAGACAGTGCAGTTAGAGTTAATTGGATTCTTGGAGATGTCCGTTTTTACAGAGGTTTTACAGAAGTTACACTTGGGTTATGAGAATGGGAATACAGAGCAACAAAAACAAGCCATAAAATGGCCCTTTGTGCTTTTTCTGAAGGTCTTATATTCTTTGTGAAGCCACACAGCCAAAGGAAGGAGCGGAGTGGTTCTCTCTTTTTGTTAAATCTGGAGCAGCCAGAATAAGAACGAGTTAATCTCAAAGATTAAGGCAGACCCCAGACAGGTTATTGATATTTACTTAACCCCTACCCAATTCTACACTACTGGTCTACCTTGCTGTGGTTTTCAGATACAGCCGAGAAGCTTAAAGTCTTACTAAATCCTACCTCACTGCAATGTACGAAGTAAAGTGAAGAATAAGCAACATCCATGATGGCTCCAGCCATTATTCTGTCACTAAACATTCAACGTGTCCTTACTTGATTGTGATGCAGCGTTCCATCCTATCTTTCTCCTACCTGTTATGGTCCTTGTGTACCACGTGACCAAAGGAAAGTGCTTACAATTATATCAAAATTCTCCTTTTCCAGATAGGTGTACTACAGTGTATGCAGACCTCCTCAGCCTTTTCTGTTTGATGtttcatctatccatccataGTTAAGTGCTAACCATCATGCTACAATGTCACCCAATATGTCTATTAGTCAAAGTtgattttc is a window from the Lepisosteus oculatus isolate fLepOcu1 chromosome 16, fLepOcu1.hap2, whole genome shotgun sequence genome containing:
- the cass4 gene encoding cas scaffolding protein family member 4 isoform X2 — translated: MENLLAKALYDNVAECSDELAFRKGDILMVLEQNVAGSHGWWKCSLHGQQGLAPANRLHLLPPSQAEVLPGGSEVGCLTACADGPPALDTLLSRSPQNIYQIPSAPRQASSPAYEIMDSVYKVPSTPQQAARGLSPSPSRKPSERPGDSPSKACMSLGGMTSCVPRLSCPSKEVYDVPTLSRRSSLFTMPATRPMTRKTSLFTTRSELQQTYEILESAKDSAANVSNVYAVPPSVHQDPCYDIPTSLTDEAQKRLAGGYSTLPNPRKSEWIYDVPVTPEKQDLNQESCSTLPTKGPASGRQLFYDTLPARIGSPQNPTLTHSLYDIPKPSTDLRQPQGNGSPPDAQNKGPVYKIFHSRVKNEGSFHLVPPTIQEQVIPRYPSDALRGHVPTLRRGMPGPMNDLPHGFPGREEVSSGSHPLYDVPTSRDSLLQGGEEDREAPCVSGVDSQRSSTVSTSSTSSTSSASSCDSAALSSSSPEPVREVTLTQEEASKRLVELQEAVCRAVSRLMVFVSSLWRSREHLSVHLEEVRSATEDIAGSLTDFMSFAADVRGNARRLTDANLQGRLHKQLAIVVDSGLILREAERILKQDGWRLDTLAQDPSQATPPDQLDRFVMVARTVPEDVKRLVSILNANGKLLFRPSQKEADTPTTISESDKKKKIFAGCKETSDSGGEDNDYVQLQRKEEFEQQRRLQLENKRSKLGSQNSSEQQVEPKKTAPCSPRKAEEKQKLPYSEHCKLYFGALQKAISVFIGSLVEGQPPEKFIAHSKLVIMVGQKLVNTLCREAHSRDTNQDLLCKSNHLCALLKQLAVATKKAAVHYPEKIALQEAQDFAKELAHRAQHFRTMLEL
- the cass4 gene encoding cas scaffolding protein family member 4 isoform X1; this encodes MFKPVKWESWLDSLLTKRIKNLLAKALYDNVAECSDELAFRKGDILMVLEQNVAGSHGWWKCSLHGQQGLAPANRLHLLPPSQAEVLPGGSEVGCLTACADGPPALDTLLSRSPQNIYQIPSAPRQASSPAYEIMDSVYKVPSTPQQAARGLSPSPSRKPSERPGDSPSKACMSLGGMTSCVPRLSCPSKEVYDVPTLSRRSSLFTMPATRPMTRKTSLFTTRSELQQTYEILESAKDSAANVSNVYAVPPSVHQDPCYDIPTSLTDEAQKRLAGGYSTLPNPRKSEWIYDVPVTPEKQDLNQESCSTLPTKGPASGRQLFYDTLPARIGSPQNPTLTHSLYDIPKPSTDLRQPQGNGSPPDAQNKGPVYKIFHSRVKNEGSFHLVPPTIQEQVIPRYPSDALRGHVPTLRRGMPGPMNDLPHGFPGREEVSSGSHPLYDVPTSRDSLLQGGEEDREAPCVSGVDSQRSSTVSTSSTSSTSSASSCDSAALSSSSPEPVREVTLTQEEASKRLVELQEAVCRAVSRLMVFVSSLWRSREHLSVHLEEVRSATEDIAGSLTDFMSFAADVRGNARRLTDANLQGRLHKQLAIVVDSGLILREAERILKQDGWRLDTLAQDPSQATPPDQLDRFVMVARTVPEDVKRLVSILNANGKLLFRPSQKEADTPTTISESDKKKKIFAGCKETSDSGGEDNDYVQLQRKEEFEQQRRLQLENKRSKLGSQNSSEQQVEPKKTAPCSPRKAEEKQKLPYSEHCKLYFGALQKAISVFIGSLVEGQPPEKFIAHSKLVIMVGQKLVNTLCREAHSRDTNQDLLCKSNHLCALLKQLAVATKKAAVHYPEKIALQEAQDFAKELAHRAQHFRTMLEL